From the genome of Arthrobacter sp. SLBN-122:
TAGGCCGCCCCGAACACGGCGCCAATCAGGATGAGGACCGACGCCACGGCGGTGCCATAGCCGATGTCGCCGAACTTGAAGGCTTCCTGGTAGGCCAGGACGGGCAGGGTGGTGCTGCCATTGGCCGGTCCGCCCGCGGTCATGACCCAAATCAGGGTGAAGACCGCCAGGGTCTGCAGCGTGACCAGCATCAGGTTGGTGGCGATGCTGCCCCGGATCACTGGCAGCGTAATGAAGGCCAGCCGCTGCCAGGGCCCGGCACCGTCCATGTGCGCGGCCTCGGTCAGCTCCGCCGGGACTCCGTTGAGCGCGGCCCGGTACACCAGCATGGAAAAAGCCGTTCCGCGCCAAATGTTGGCCAGGATCACGGCGGCCATGGGCACCGTATAAAGCCAGTCCGTTTCCGAGGCCCCGAAATTGCCCAGCAGTTGGTTGAGCGTGCCGTCACGGCTGAAGAATGCATAGGCGGCGAACGCGGCCACGATTTCCGGCAGCACCCAGGCGGCCACGACGGCGGTGCCAACAGTTGCCGAGACAACGGGACGTGCGCGGCGCATGAGGACGGCAAGGGCCAGTCCCAGCACGTTCTGGCCCACGATGGCCGAGCCCGCGACGAACAGGACCGTCAGCGCCAGTGAGAGCGGGAAGACAGGGTCCTGCAGGAGCCGCTGGTAGTTCTCCAATCCCACCCACTCGGGGTTCCTGGCGGAGCGGCCGGTGAGCCCGGCGTCGGTCAGCGAGGAATGGAACGCCCACAGCACAGGGCCGGCAAGGAACACCAGCAGCAGCAGGACGGCAGGCAGGACGGGGAGGTAGCGGAGCAACTGCCGGGTCCGGTGGTTGGCCGCCACCGCTACTTCCGGATGGTTTTGTCGCCACCCACAATGCCGGCCACGGCTGTGTCATAGTCGGCCGCGGCCTGCTCGGGGGTCCTGCTGCCGGTGATCACAGCCTCGGTGGCTTCCTGGACTGCGGCGGAAATCCGTGGATAGTCGGAAGTGGCGGGCCGGTATTTGGTGACGCTGACCAAACCGGATACGTCCTTCACAAACGGGTTGGCGGACTGGTAGGCCGGGTCAGCGGCCACGTCGGACCGGACGGCGATCTGTGAGCTGGCCACCGTGAACGCCAGCGAGTTCTTCGCGTTGAGCGCCGTGGTGAGGAAATTGAAGGCAAGATCGGGCTGCTTGGTTTCCGCACCCACGGCCAGGGTCCAGCCGCCGGACATGCTGACTGCGCCGGGGGCGCCGCCGTTCTGCGTGGGGAACGGTGCCACGCCCATCTCCTGCTCGTACCCCGGCCAGGCATAGCTGCCGCCGTCCTGCCAGAACGACGGCGCGTAGGAGCCTTCCACGGTTGCCCCCAGTTTTGCTTTCGGGAACCATTCGCCGAATACCTTTTTCCAGACGTTCGGGTCCAGCGCCTCGGCTGGCGCCACCGCGAGGTTCTCGCTGTAGAGCGTCTTGAGGAAAGTCAGGGAGTCCTTGAAGCCGGCGGAGCCGACAACCCACTTTTTCGAGTCAGGGTCATAGAGGCCGGCGCCGGTTCCGTACAGGAGTTCGTAAAACCCCTGCATGACAGTCCCTTCACCGGTGCCCTTGCCGGCATACATGTTGAAGGGGATCACGCCAGGGCTGGCGGCCTTGATCTTCCTGGCCGTGTCCAGGATGTCCTGCCAGCTGGACGGCCGCCATGGAAGCGCCACGCCTGCGGCCTCAAAAATTTTCATGTTGTACCAGATGGCCCTCGTGTCGGTGCCCAGCGGCACGGCGTACGTGCCGCCGTCGTCCGCTTTCCCCGCCTCCTTGGCGGCGTCGTCGAACTTGTCCCACTCCCCCCATCCTGCCAGTCGGCTGTCCAGGTTCAGGAGGTAGCCGGCGTCCACGTCGGAGCGGACCTTGAAGGTGTCCTCGTAGAAGACATCCGGCGCCGTGGAGGGTGACCGCAGGGCGAGGGCCAGCTTTGTACCGTAGTCGTCGTCGTTGCCCTGGATGGGCTGCAGCTCCACGGTGACGCCCTGGTTCGCCGCTTCGAACTCCTTCTTCGCGTCCTGGAACATGGTGTCCAGGGCCGTGAACGAGTCCGTCTTCTGGTAAGCCACTTTGATGGTCTTGTTTCCCTCGGCCGGATTTCCGGGGGTGCAGGCCGCGAGCGTCAGTACTGCGGCGGCGAACAGGGAGACTGTTTTCGATGCCCGGCGAAGCATGTCCGGTCAGCTTTCCAGCAGGAGCCGCTGGGCACGGGGCGCCAGGGTATGTTCAAGGACCAGGGACGCGGCGCCGATGGCTCCGACGTCCTCCCCCACGCCCGTGCCCACAACCTCGATGGGGTGAATCAGCCGGACGTCGCTGTTGGCATCCAGCAGTGGCGGAATCCGCTCCAGGTAACGCTCCGCCAGCCCGCTCCAGAAGGGGCCGCCGAAAACGACGCGTTCCACGTCCAGGGTGTTGGTGACAACGGAGACGGCCCGGGCCACCAGGACGGCGGACTTGTCCAGGATGGCCGCGGCACGTCCGTCCCCGCCGTCGGCCAGTGAGCACAACCGGGAGAAGCTTTGCTGGACTTCGGCACCGCTGTTTCCTGCGCGGGAGCCGTCCAGGATCCCCACTGCTTCCGCCTCCGCCACCAGGACCTGCGGGATGCAGGAGGACTTCACGCAGCCGCGCAGGCCGCAGTCGCAGGGTGGCCCGTCCGGATCCACGATGATGTGGCCTATCTCCCCCGCGTTGCCGGACGTGCCGCGGACCACTTCGTCGTTCAGGACGATGCCGCAGCCGATGCCTGTGCCCATGTACATGAAGATGAAGCTGCCGGCGCCGCTTGGCCCGCCCGCCCACGTTTCCGCCACCGCGGCGCTGGTGACGTCCTTGTCAACGAGTACGGAGTAGCCGGTGGCCGCGGCCAGCGCTTCGCGCAGTTCCACCCTGTCCCAGCCAGGCAGCAGCGGCGGATCCACCACGGTGCCGTTGTCCAGGTCGATGGGCCCGGGGGCCGCCACGCCCAGGCCGGCGATACGGCTGCGGTCCACACCCGAATCCGCGACGAGCTGGTCGATTTCCGCGGCGATGGTGGTGATCACGGCGGACGGGTCATTTCCACCAGGGGTCTTGATCCGCGAGTGACGGACCACCGAGCCCACCAGGTCCAGCACCACGAACGTGGTCACTGCCGGGTCCAGGTGGACACCCAGGGCGTACATGCCGCCGGGATTCAGGCGGAGAATGGTGCGCGGCTTGCCCGGGCCGCTGCCCTCCTTGCCTGCCTCGACAATCAGGTTCTGGTCCAGCAACCGGCGCGAAATATTGGAAATGGTCTGCGGGGACAGGCCAACAATCTGGGCCAGCTCCACCCGGCTCAGGCCGCCGGACGTCCGGCGGATCGCATCAAGGATGACGGTGAGGTTGAAATCCCCCATCCTGGGCAAGTTGGTTCCGCGTCTCGGAGAAGATTGGCGCATCTCAGACACTGTGTCCCCTAAACGTCTTCGGCTACCTCGTGATGGTGATGCTTTGAATCGTACGTTACCGGCGCGTCGCCGCCCATATGCTGGTCAGCGGCGCGGCGGAGCATTGTCTTCCCGCCAGGGCGCAGTCCCTGGTGGCCGGGCGGCCCGTTCCGGTCAGCGGGTGCTGCGGGTGCTGCGGGTGACGGTGAATTTGGCGTTCCTGCCCTCCACCACTGTGGGTCCCACATGCCGTTCCAGGGCGGACAGATAGGCCAGGTGCCGGTTGTACACCGTCCACAGCTCACCCCCGGAAGCCAGCACCCGCCCCGCCGCTTCGATCATCTTGAGGCCGGCGCCGGCGTGGACGCCTGCACCAACATGGAAGGGCGGGTTGAGCAGCACCGCGTCCACGGAGCCATCAGGGAAGGTGCCCAGCGCATCATCCTGCAGGACACTGATCCGGTCGGCCAGGCCGTTGGCGCGGGCGGTGGCAAGGGCGGACAGCACCGCGGCCGCCGACTGGTCCGTCGCCGTCACGGCCGCTGCCGGGAACTGCCGTGCGTACATCGCGGCGAGGATTCCGGTGCCGCAGCCCAGGTCGACGGCGTGCCGCGCCGGTTTCATCGCCGGCAGGAACGTCAGCAGGAAACGGGTGCCGATATCCAGCCTGGGGCCGGCAAAGACAGCGCCGTGCGCGGCCACGTCCAGGTCCAGCTCCGCGAGGTGCTCCACTACCGGGAAACGTGGCGCCGTGGTTGGGGGTTTGGGGCCGGTGGCGAGGAGGATCCGCGATTTTTGCCGTGCGAGCTGCGGCTGCACGGACAGGAAGTACCGTTCAAGGACCGCGTTCATGCCCAGGGACATATGTTTCACCCGGCCTCCTGCCAGCAGCCGGACATCCGGCGCGGCATGCAGGGCCACGGCGGCAGCAATTTCCTCCAGTTCCGCCAGGGTCTTGGGAAGCTGCAGCAGGATGGTGTCTGCTCCCGCCAGCAGCTCCTCCCCCAGGGGCAGCTGGACGAATGATGTGCCGGCGCCCAGTTCTTCCGCGTTGAGCTGCAGCGCCCTTTCCCCTGTGATCAGGTCCTGATGCACCCGCAGCGACGCCGGGGCAAGCACCGCCGAAGCGCCGAGCGTCAGGGCCCCGTAGCGGTCACCGATGACCGCCACGGTACTGCCCGCCCGCCCAAGCTGCACGGCAGTCTCCAGCAACAGCCGGTCGGTGGCGTCCCAGGCCTGCAGATTCGGGGCCTCGACATCGGGCCGGCGGCGCAGGACCTGGAAAATGTCCGCCAACGTATCTGCTGCCACCGGTGTCCTGCCGCCTTCTGTTGCCCTTGCCCGCCCCGGGTCCCGGAGCGTCACCCCCACGTTACCGTTTCCGCCGCCGTCGCCATTCCAGGCAGTTTCAGGATGGCCGCCACCGCTGCCCGGCCTGCACGGTTGGCACCAATAGTGGACGACGACGGCCCATAACCCACGAGGTGGACGCGCGGATCGGCAGCCACCTGGGTTCCGTCCATGGCTATTCCGCCTCCCGGCCCCCGCAGGTGCAGCGGGGCGAGGTGTTCCAGTTCCGCCCTGAAGCCAGTGGCCCAGAGGATCACGTCCGCCTTGAGCAGGCTGCCGTCCGCGCGGCGGACCCCGTCCGGTTCGATGGCCGTGAACATGGGCTGCCGGTCAAGGGCACCCCGTTCCCTGGCCGCGCGCAGGACAGGTGTCCAGATGAGGCCCGTCACTGAGACGACGCTTTGCGGTGGAAGTCCCTTGCGGACGCGGTCCTCCACGAGCGCGACGGCATCGTGGCCGGCTCTGGCATCGAATGGAGCGTCGCGCCACACCGGTTCCCTGCGGGTGAACCAGCTGGTGGTGGTGAGCCGGGAAATCTCCTCCAGCAGGCCGACGGCGGAAATGCCACCGCCCACCACGATCACGTGCTTGCCGCGGAACTCTTCCGCCGAGACGTAGTCGGCAACGTGGAGCTGCCTGCCCCGGAAGGAGGACTGGCCCGGGTAGATGGGCCAGAACGGGCGGGTCCACGTACCTGTGGCGTTGATGACTGCCCTGGCGCTCCAGTCCCCGTCGGTGGTTTCAACGCGCAAGCGCCCGGCCGGGTTGTCATCTTCACGCCTGACAGCCCGCACCTTCACGGGCCGGTGAACGGACAACCCCAGCTCAGCCTCGTAGCCGCCAAAGTAGCGGGTGAGGAACTCCGAGCTCGGTTCCGCCGGGTCAACCTCAGGCTTGGCGATGCCCGGCAAATCGCTGATCCCGTTGACCGTGGACATGCGCAGGCTCCGCCAGCGGTGCCGCCACGCCCCGCCCGGACCTTCCTCGGCGTCGAGCACGGCAAAGCCAAGGCCCCGGCGCTGGAGGTGGTACGCGGCGGACAGGCCCGCCTGGCCTGCCCCGATGACAACCACGTCGGTTGGGTGAGGAATCACCTGCCCATGATAGTCGCGGAGGGCGGCGCGGCCTTAGGGTGGGCGCATGGACACTGGAGCAGCCGCACGGACCGGAACCGGAAGCACTGGGCATGCCGCCCGGCTGGAAAAGGCCCTGGGGGTGGTGCTTGGAACCGGGCAGATACCGCTGCGCCTGCGTGCGTGGGATGGTTCGGAAGCGGGACCGCCTGACGCACCGGTCCTGGAGTTCAAGTCCCGACGGGCCCTGCGGCGCATCCTCTGGTCACCGGGGCAGCTGGGTCTGAGCCGTGCCTACGTGGCAGGTGAAATCGACACCCCGGGGGACATCTTCGCGGCGTTCACGGCGTTGAGCTCGGCAGGCAAGTTCGCCGAGCCCGGACCGTTCCGCCCGCTGTCCGCCGGCGAGCTCTGGCTGCTGCTGCGCACCGCTGTCCGGCTCGGCGCCATCGGGCCCAACCCTGCCCCGCCGCCGGAAGAAGCACGCATCGCCAAAAAAGGAAGGATGCACTCCCGGCGCCGCGATTCGGCCGCCATCTCGCACCATTACGACGTCGGCAACGACTTCTACGACCTGGTGCTGGGACCGTCGATGGTTTATTCGTGCGCAGTGTGGCCGGACGACGGCGGCGGCGCTGCGGCAGCGACGGCAGGGGGCGGCACGAATGCGCGGCCGGGCACCGGCCTGGATGCTGCCCAGGAAGCCAAGCTGGACCTGGTCTGCCGCAAACTGGGCCTTCAACCGGGGATGCGGGTCCTGGATGTGGGATGCGGCTGGGGCAGCTTCGCCCTGCACGCGGCAGCCCGGTACGGCGCCAGCGTGGTGGGGGTAACGCTCTCCCGCGAGCAGGCCGGCCTGGCCCGGAAGCGTGCAGCCGAGGCCGGCCTGACGGACAGGGTGGAAATCCGGGTGCAGGATTACCGGGACGTACCGGACGGGCCGTTCGACGCCATCAGTTCCATCGGAATGTCTGAACACGTTGGGCGGGCGCAGACGCCTGCCTACACCGCGGCGCTGTACGGGCTGCTCCGGCCCGGCGGGCGGCTGCTGAACCATGCCATTTCCTGGAATGCGGGCCCCACCAGCCCGGACCCGGACTCCTTCATCCCCCGGTACGTCTTCCCTGATGGCGAGATGATCAGCCTGGGCGAGATGGTGGCCGCCCTGGAATCCGCACGCTTCGAAATCCTGGATGTGGAGGCACTGCGCCGCCATTACGCCCTGACGCTCCGGGCGTGGGTAAGCCGGCTTGAGGAGAACTGGGACGAGGCGGTAAAACTGGCCGGTGCGGGACGCGCGCGCGTATGGCGGCTCTACATGGCCAGCAGTGCCATTGGGTTCGAAAACGGGCTCACCGGAGTCAACCAGGTCCTGGTGCGCCGCCCCGGCGGGGAGGAACCGCCGCTGCGGCGCACCGCCTGGATGTGAGGCGCCCCTGCCGTCACGCCACCGGGGAAGGACCGCCGGGCTGGGTGAAGTGCTGGGTCTTTTCGATCTGCACCACCTTCGGGTCCGTTTCGTCGGCTTCGTAGTCCGTGGGCCGCGTGAGGTCCTTGCCCGTGCTGACCTTCAGGGCCCTCAACACCAGGGTCAGGACGGCGGCGACAATCAGGTTCAGGGCGAATGCCGAGACCGCGATGTAGACGCTGAAATCCGTCCCGGGAATGGGGGCCACGGAGCCGCCGAAGTGGGCCTTCGTGACCGGGTTGATCACGTTGTAGGCGGAGACTGTTCCGAAGATGATGCCCGCAGCCCAGCCGATCAGCAGCGCCCAGCGGTCGAACCACCGGGTGTAAAGGCCTGCCACCACGGCAGGGAAGGTCTGCAGGATCCAGATGCCGCCCAGCAGCTGCATGTTGATGGCCGCCGACTGGTCCATGGCGATCACGAAGACCAGTGCGCCCACCTTCACGA
Proteins encoded in this window:
- a CDS encoding carbohydrate ABC transporter permease, which produces MAANHRTRQLLRYLPVLPAVLLLLVFLAGPVLWAFHSSLTDAGLTGRSARNPEWVGLENYQRLLQDPVFPLSLALTVLFVAGSAIVGQNVLGLALAVLMRRARPVVSATVGTAVVAAWVLPEIVAAFAAYAFFSRDGTLNQLLGNFGASETDWLYTVPMAAVILANIWRGTAFSMLVYRAALNGVPAELTEAAHMDGAGPWQRLAFITLPVIRGSIATNLMLVTLQTLAVFTLIWVMTAGGPANGSTTLPVLAYQEAFKFGDIGYGTAVASVLILIGAVFGAAYLRLLRERKP
- a CDS encoding extracellular solute-binding protein, encoding MLRRASKTVSLFAAAVLTLAACTPGNPAEGNKTIKVAYQKTDSFTALDTMFQDAKKEFEAANQGVTVELQPIQGNDDDYGTKLALALRSPSTAPDVFYEDTFKVRSDVDAGYLLNLDSRLAGWGEWDKFDDAAKEAGKADDGGTYAVPLGTDTRAIWYNMKIFEAAGVALPWRPSSWQDILDTARKIKAASPGVIPFNMYAGKGTGEGTVMQGFYELLYGTGAGLYDPDSKKWVVGSAGFKDSLTFLKTLYSENLAVAPAEALDPNVWKKVFGEWFPKAKLGATVEGSYAPSFWQDGGSYAWPGYEQEMGVAPFPTQNGGAPGAVSMSGGWTLAVGAETKQPDLAFNFLTTALNAKNSLAFTVASSQIAVRSDVAADPAYQSANPFVKDVSGLVSVTKYRPATSDYPRISAAVQEATEAVITGSRTPEQAAADYDTAVAGIVGGDKTIRK
- a CDS encoding ROK family transcriptional regulator; this translates as MGDFNLTVILDAIRRTSGGLSRVELAQIVGLSPQTISNISRRLLDQNLIVEAGKEGSGPGKPRTILRLNPGGMYALGVHLDPAVTTFVVLDLVGSVVRHSRIKTPGGNDPSAVITTIAAEIDQLVADSGVDRSRIAGLGVAAPGPIDLDNGTVVDPPLLPGWDRVELREALAAATGYSVLVDKDVTSAAVAETWAGGPSGAGSFIFMYMGTGIGCGIVLNDEVVRGTSGNAGEIGHIIVDPDGPPCDCGLRGCVKSSCIPQVLVAEAEAVGILDGSRAGNSGAEVQQSFSRLCSLADGGDGRAAAILDKSAVLVARAVSVVTNTLDVERVVFGGPFWSGLAERYLERIPPLLDANSDVRLIHPIEVVGTGVGEDVGAIGAASLVLEHTLAPRAQRLLLES
- a CDS encoding class I SAM-dependent methyltransferase; translated protein: MAADTLADIFQVLRRRPDVEAPNLQAWDATDRLLLETAVQLGRAGSTVAVIGDRYGALTLGASAVLAPASLRVHQDLITGERALQLNAEELGAGTSFVQLPLGEELLAGADTILLQLPKTLAELEEIAAAVALHAAPDVRLLAGGRVKHMSLGMNAVLERYFLSVQPQLARQKSRILLATGPKPPTTAPRFPVVEHLAELDLDVAAHGAVFAGPRLDIGTRFLLTFLPAMKPARHAVDLGCGTGILAAMYARQFPAAAVTATDQSAAAVLSALATARANGLADRISVLQDDALGTFPDGSVDAVLLNPPFHVGAGVHAGAGLKMIEAAGRVLASGGELWTVYNRHLAYLSALERHVGPTVVEGRNAKFTVTRSTRSTR
- a CDS encoding FAD-dependent oxidoreductase, with amino-acid sequence MIPHPTDVVVIGAGQAGLSAAYHLQRRGLGFAVLDAEEGPGGAWRHRWRSLRMSTVNGISDLPGIAKPEVDPAEPSSEFLTRYFGGYEAELGLSVHRPVKVRAVRREDDNPAGRLRVETTDGDWSARAVINATGTWTRPFWPIYPGQSSFRGRQLHVADYVSAEEFRGKHVIVVGGGISAVGLLEEISRLTTTSWFTRREPVWRDAPFDARAGHDAVALVEDRVRKGLPPQSVVSVTGLIWTPVLRAARERGALDRQPMFTAIEPDGVRRADGSLLKADVILWATGFRAELEHLAPLHLRGPGGGIAMDGTQVAADPRVHLVGYGPSSSTIGANRAGRAAVAAILKLPGMATAAETVTWG
- a CDS encoding class I SAM-dependent methyltransferase, which produces MDTGAAARTGTGSTGHAARLEKALGVVLGTGQIPLRLRAWDGSEAGPPDAPVLEFKSRRALRRILWSPGQLGLSRAYVAGEIDTPGDIFAAFTALSSAGKFAEPGPFRPLSAGELWLLLRTAVRLGAIGPNPAPPPEEARIAKKGRMHSRRRDSAAISHHYDVGNDFYDLVLGPSMVYSCAVWPDDGGGAAAATAGGGTNARPGTGLDAAQEAKLDLVCRKLGLQPGMRVLDVGCGWGSFALHAAARYGASVVGVTLSREQAGLARKRAAEAGLTDRVEIRVQDYRDVPDGPFDAISSIGMSEHVGRAQTPAYTAALYGLLRPGGRLLNHAISWNAGPTSPDPDSFIPRYVFPDGEMISLGEMVAALESARFEILDVEALRRHYALTLRAWVSRLEENWDEAVKLAGAGRARVWRLYMASSAIGFENGLTGVNQVLVRRPGGEEPPLRRTAWM